The window GACCGCCGCGGGCATCTTCGTCGAGGCCGGCCGTGAGGTCGGTGTCCTGCCGTCGGCGGGGTGAGGCGACAATGACGGGAACAGCCATACCCCGGACGCCACACGAGGCCGACCTGTCGCTGATCCGGCTGCAACGGCCGCTCTCCCAGGAGCAGGCGGCCCGTCCGGCCCTCGTCGGCGCGTGGACCATTACCTACGGCCGGCTGGACGCGGAGGTCACCGCCATCGCCTCCGGTCTGCTGGGGCTGGGTGTGGCGATCGGTGACCGCGTGGCGGTCTGGATGGACAAGCAGCCGCTCTACGCCGAGGCGATTCTCGCGACGCTGCAGGCCGGTTGCGCCTACGTCCCGCTCGACGGAGGGCAACCGCCCGCGCGGGTGGAGAGCATCCTCGTGGACTGCGAACCCGTGGCGCTGTTCACCGACCGCCGTCACATGGAGCTGCTGGCGGACCGCGAACTGCCCGCTTCCCTGCGGACGATCGTCGTGTCCGACGGTGCCGACCAGGAACCGAACAGCGCCCTGGCCAAGGCCGACGGCAGGCCGACGGCACCTGTCCGGCCGTGGGCCGACTTCGCCACCGGTGCGGCGGGACACGTCGGGCTCCCGCCCACGCCGGAACGGGACGATCTCGCCGCGATCCTCTACACCTCCGGGTCGACGGGCACTCCGAAGGGCGTGCGGATCTCCTATCGGAATCTGGCGAACTTCATCCGCTGGGCCCGCACCGAGCTGACCGTGGGCCCGCAGGACGTGTTCGCCAACCACGCCTCGTTCAACTTCGACCTGTCGACCTTCGACCTGTTCACTGCACTGTCGGTGGGCGCCCGCGTCTGGATCGTCGCCGACGACCAGGCCCGCGACGTGACGGCGCTCGCCACGGGCATCCGAGATCACGGAGTCACGGTGTGGTACTCCGTGCCCTCCGTGCTGAAACTCCTGACGGTCTCGGGAGCACTCACCGCCGACACCGCGCGCACGCTGCGGTACGTCCTCTTCGCCGGCGAGGTCTTCCCCATCGGGCAATTGCGCTCCCTGGCCGGACTGCTGCCCGAAGGGACCGAGCTGTACAACCTCTACGGCCCCACCGAGACCAACGTCTGCACCTACCACCGGGTCCGCCCGGCAGACCTGACGCGTGACGAACCCGTACCGATCGGCACTCCGCTACCCGGTGTCCGCGTGTCCGTCGTCGACGGGGACGGACGCACGCTGGAGGGGCCCGAGGCATTCGGCGAGTTGATCGTGGAGGGGGACTGCGTCACTCCCGGCTACTGGCGACGGGAGTCACAATCGACCGCCGCCGGACACGGGAAGGGCCGCCACGCCACCGGGGACCTGGTGAGCTACGAGGGCGACAGCAT is drawn from Streptomyces liliifuscus and contains these coding sequences:
- a CDS encoding amino acid adenylation domain-containing protein, coding for MTGTAIPRTPHEADLSLIRLQRPLSQEQAARPALVGAWTITYGRLDAEVTAIASGLLGLGVAIGDRVAVWMDKQPLYAEAILATLQAGCAYVPLDGGQPPARVESILVDCEPVALFTDRRHMELLADRELPASLRTIVVSDGADQEPNSALAKADGRPTAPVRPWADFATGAAGHVGLPPTPERDDLAAILYTSGSTGTPKGVRISYRNLANFIRWARTELTVGPQDVFANHASFNFDLSTFDLFTALSVGARVWIVADDQARDVTALATGIRDHGVTVWYSVPSVLKLLTVSGALTADTARTLRYVLFAGEVFPIGQLRSLAGLLPEGTELYNLYGPTETNVCTYHRVRPADLTRDEPVPIGTPLPGVRVSVVDGDGRTLEGPEAFGELIVEGDCVTPGYWRRESQSTAAGHGKGRHATGDLVSYEGDSIVYRGRKDRMVKLSGYRVELGEIEAAALRHADISSVAVVVDTQGAEPRIALYYTLRTGARRPNLIEIKRHCAQHLPRYMLPHSATCLEELPHNANGKTDYHHLSSGPAGAVRRSQALPGK